In Campylobacter concisus, the genomic stretch TAGGCGCTAGTTTGGCTATTTCTGGCTCAGCATACCAAGCCATGTTTGTAAATCCTCTAGTAAGTCCATCAATACTTGGGGTTTTAAGCGGTGCCGGATTCGGCGCCGCCATAGGAATGTTTTTCGGATTAAACGAATATCTCATTCAGCTTAGTACCTTTGCGTTTGGTTTTATAGCGGTACTAACGGCCTTAAGTATATCGGCCTTTTATTCACGCTCTGGCAGTATTATAGTATTGGTTCTTGGTGGCGTTATTAGCGGCTCTCTTTTTACATCTTTGCTATCAGCATTAAAATACGCAGCCGATCCAAATGACTCATTGCCGGCTATTACTTATTTTTTAATGGGTAGCCTAGGGTTTGCTTCGAAGAATTTTATTCAAATTTCGATTCTACCGATGTTTGTAGGAATACTATTGTTAGCCTTTAGCGGCAAATATTTAAATGCGCTGAGTTTGGGAGAAGAAGAGGCTAAAAGTCTGGGTATAAATGTTGCTAGGGTTAAAAATTTCGTTATTTTGGTTGCTACTTTTATTAGCGCCTTAAGCGTAACGATAGCCGGTATTATCGGTTGGATAGGTCTTATAGTTCCACATATGGCACGTTTTATATTTGGAGCGGATAATCGCGCCGTATTGTCTAGTTCAGCTATGATAGGTGCTATATTTTTACTTTTTTGCGATAACTTTTCGAGACTTATGTTTACTTTTGAAGTCCCGATAGGTATAGTAACTTCACTGTTTGGAATACCTATATTTATTCTAGTACTTCGTAGAGCTAAAAAGAGTTTTTAATGATAGAAATCAGAAATCTAAAATTCGGATACAAAGATAAGAATATACTAAACGGTATAAGTTTTAGTATCAAAAAAGGCGATACGCTTAGTATTCTGGGCGCAAACGGTAGCGGTAAAAGCACCCTCCTGCGTATTATGCTTGGATTTTTAAAATTCGAGGGTACGGTAAATATATGCGGTAAAAGCGTAAGGAATTACGAAAAAAAAGAACTTGCAAGGCTTATAGCCTACGTTCCTCAAACGCATGCCCCGTCATATGAATATAGCGTATTTGATATAGTACTAATGGGCGCATTGTGCAGAACGTCTTTATTTTCTAACTTTAGCCTTGCCGATAAAAAACTTGCCGAGTATGCATTGGAAAGAATGGGTATTTTAGAGCTAAAAGATGAACTTTATACTAGAATAAGCGGCGGACAAAGGCAGCTGGCATATATCGCTAGAACCTTAGTACAAGGCGCCAAAGTTATTTTTATGGACGAACCTACGACCGGGCTTGACTTCGGCAATCAAATCAAACTACTTGAAATGATAAAGACGCTAAAAGACGAGGGGTATACTTTCGTACAAACCACTCATTACCCTCGTCACGCTAAATTTGTTTCAAATCTAGTATTGTTTTTAAAGGACGGCAAGATACTAGATTTTGGAAAGTGCGATGAATTGATAAATCCATCAAATATAGATAAGATTTACGGAATAGATTATCAAAAATATGAGGACAAATTATGATATTACCTTCTAATTACGATAGGCTGGATTTTAATAAGCTTTATAAGGAGCAAAGAACAAATAGTTCTTTTATTAGGAAATCAGTAGCCAAATGGGATGTTAAGGCAGCAAGCTTTAGTGAGAGCGTACTTAAGAGCGACTATGTTAAAGACTTTATCTCAAGAGTCGATTTTGATGGCGCAAGAACGCTTCTTGATTTCGCATGCGGTGCCGGAGCATTAAGCATAGCTGCAACAAATAAGGTAGATAAAATTTACGGTTATGATTTTTCGTCGAAAATGCTAGAATTCGCAGAACAAAACTCTCGGGATTTTAATTGTAAAAATATTGAATTCGCGCAAAAAGCATTCGAAGACGACTTTAGCGACGTACCTGAGTGCGATATTACGTTTGCATCTCGTTGCCTTGACGTAGATGACTTAAAACAAGCCCTAGAGAAATTACTTTCAAAGACGAAAAAAGCCCTTTATATTACTTTTAAAGTCGGTAGTTTCATTAACGAAGACGTTTTAAATGCTCTTGGAAGCAATATTGAAAAAAGACCAGACTTTATATATTTAATAAATATTTTATTCCAAATGGGATATCTTCCAAAGCTAGAGTATATACAAACTTCATGCGGTGATGGAATACCTGAAACTATCGACGATCTTGTTAAAAAAATACAATGGGGACTTTCGAGAGAGCTTACGGAGCCGGAAGTTTATAATCTCAATAAGTACTTTAACAGCAACCGCTTTGAGCGAAAACAAGAACATATGAACTGGGCTTTCATAAGAGTAGATAAATGATAATTTTATAATTAACTGTTATGGTCAATAAATTTGGATTGGTCTTAAAAATATCATATATTTATAGTTAGTGATATTTGAGCATACGGGATACGATGGCAATTCTTTAAGATGCCTGATATATTAATGCTAGATTTTTACGCATTATTAAAAAATACATCCTATTGCTAAACACAGAGCCAATGTAATGCAAGGTTTTATAGCACATTAATATAAAAAAAGAAGCAACCGTCAAAACATCTGATACCATAGGTAGCACCTCCGCTAATTTTTGTATTACAAACACCTTTAACTCGCATCAGTCCGTAGACGAGTGTTTGATTAGCTTATAGAGCCCTGTGTGGCAATAGAACCGAGTTCATTTATTGTATCATTTTTTTGTTTTTTATACAATATTTTTTTAATATAGCTCAATGTATGAAAATCACAAGATATATGATTAAGGCTTGATAAATTATTTACTAGAAAATTTTCGCCAAATTCTGATACCAATATATCGACCGATAGTGTATTTATTGCATCTCTTTTTTGAAATAATACGCTAGAATTTTTTATAAAGCGGTTATTGCGAAGTTTATCAAAAGCCTTTAATAGCTCTTTGCTATAATTATTGCTACTAGGAAAAGCTGTTAATATTTCGGTATTTTTTAAATTTCTTTTACTAATAATTTTTGATAAGCCGCTTGTGCATACTATTTTACAATTATAAAATTTGCAATTTTTAATTTTACACTCCTTGAAAACCGAAGATGAAATAATTGAATCTTCAAAAAGTGCATCCGTTAAATTACATTTTCTAAAAAGCGCTCCATTTAATAAACAAGATCTTATTTGGGCTTCATAAAAACTGCAAAATTTAAATTTTGTTCCAACAAAAGAGGTTCCGTCAAATATAGTGCCGGAAAAATTGGTTTTATAGCTGCATGATTTATTAAAATTTTTATATATAAATTTCCTACCACTCCTATCCACGCAACTATAACTAAAAGCTTTTTTATTTTTGTCGTTTACGGGCATGCAACCTCTATCTATTAATTTTTATTCGTATTTATAGATTATATTATAATGAGTCATTTTTCTTGATATCTCTCCAGTACGCATTTTAACCTCTTGCCCCAATCTTGTATCTTTTTCTCGTGTGCATCATATGGATGGTATAAATAATATTTGGTCATTTTAAATTTTAAATCCTGCAACCAACTATTACTCGTTTTTGCAATGTTTGTGACTATTTCTTGCACGATAGCCTCATCTATACTATTATAATAATCCCTAATTAAAAGCGTACTAAGCGTTTCTAACAATTTGTCTTTTTGTATCTCAAGAATAATGTACCTACAATTTTTGTAGCATATCTCAACCACTATATACTTTCTAGGAGTCACTCCATCCAACATTGTAGCCCTCTTCCACGCATGCCTTCCTCGATAATTTTTTGGTTTTTGAGGCAAGTCCTCGCATTGTAAAATTTTGTATGAAAAATCGCAATAAATATCAGAGCAATACATCAACATGGCTTTTATGTCTTCAATAGTTATATAACTTCCGGTTTCTTGCTCACTATCCTCGTCTTCTTTTTTCAAGTGCCCCTCTGTAGTATTTAGATCGCCCTGCACTTCCGCGTCGTTTGAGCTTAGATCTAATTTGTCCTCCTGCAATTTATCACTTCCTCGCACTATTTCTCTACTTTGGTCTTCTTCTGTAATCGTTTCAAATTCAATAGTTTTATTGAGCAGATCTAACTTTGCCTCTAAATTAGCATCCTCATCTTTATCTACTATACTTACTGAACTATGTAAAATATTGGGGGTTTTTTCATTGAGTTGATTCGTTAAATCTTTCTTGGACAGCTTTGTGCTTT encodes the following:
- a CDS encoding FecCD family ABC transporter permease — its product is MSKKAFTFLSILLLGFMLLSVLIGKYGFNAEDYLTYFKAVIKGEDLKNYQVMHTLITEIRLPRIMACIIIGASLAISGSAYQAMFVNPLVSPSILGVLSGAGFGAAIGMFFGLNEYLIQLSTFAFGFIAVLTALSISAFYSRSGSIIVLVLGGVISGSLFTSLLSALKYAADPNDSLPAITYFLMGSLGFASKNFIQISILPMFVGILLLAFSGKYLNALSLGEEEAKSLGINVARVKNFVILVATFISALSVTIAGIIGWIGLIVPHMARFIFGADNRAVLSSSAMIGAIFLLFCDNFSRLMFTFEVPIGIVTSLFGIPIFILVLRRAKKSF
- a CDS encoding ABC transporter ATP-binding protein encodes the protein MIEIRNLKFGYKDKNILNGISFSIKKGDTLSILGANGSGKSTLLRIMLGFLKFEGTVNICGKSVRNYEKKELARLIAYVPQTHAPSYEYSVFDIVLMGALCRTSLFSNFSLADKKLAEYALERMGILELKDELYTRISGGQRQLAYIARTLVQGAKVIFMDEPTTGLDFGNQIKLLEMIKTLKDEGYTFVQTTHYPRHAKFVSNLVLFLKDGKILDFGKCDELINPSNIDKIYGIDYQKYEDKL
- a CDS encoding class I SAM-dependent methyltransferase gives rise to the protein MILPSNYDRLDFNKLYKEQRTNSSFIRKSVAKWDVKAASFSESVLKSDYVKDFISRVDFDGARTLLDFACGAGALSIAATNKVDKIYGYDFSSKMLEFAEQNSRDFNCKNIEFAQKAFEDDFSDVPECDITFASRCLDVDDLKQALEKLLSKTKKALYITFKVGSFINEDVLNALGSNIEKRPDFIYLINILFQMGYLPKLEYIQTSCGDGIPETIDDLVKKIQWGLSRELTEPEVYNLNKYFNSNRFERKQEHMNWAFIRVDK
- a CDS encoding pentapeptide repeat-containing protein is translated as MPVNDKNKKAFSYSCVDRSGRKFIYKNFNKSCSYKTNFSGTIFDGTSFVGTKFKFCSFYEAQIRSCLLNGALFRKCNLTDALFEDSIISSSVFKECKIKNCKFYNCKIVCTSGLSKIISKRNLKNTEILTAFPSSNNYSKELLKAFDKLRNNRFIKNSSVLFQKRDAINTLSVDILVSEFGENFLVNNLSSLNHISCDFHTLSYIKKILYKKQKNDTINELGSIATQGSIS